One Verrucomicrobiales bacterium DNA segment encodes these proteins:
- a CDS encoding immunoglobulin domain-containing protein yields MKFDCIKGEWGFWPKPTAAWTSSSRLRLCPAWLLSGLISLVITVGSYAAIPSNDSFLNGKLITGGVGTLSGSNVDASKEEGEPAHAGNAGGKSVWYLWHCSSGGTVDFSVQDATFGFALAVYVEKTLESLTPIASGLNSSVSFQLAPGQVYRIAVDGIDGASGDFTLRWSQTLKPGGGPDLLVPERLVNLKIVEQIFTEDDRSVCEVEERCTVLGRRRLLRFDMHTFNLGTEDLVYGSPADSPLFQYAACHNHYHFEALATYRVLTVSNDLMRIGNKFGFCLEDVQNVAAPSGATRQFTCDLQGIQAGWSDIYAADLPCQYVDITGLPPGDYVLEIEVDPLHQIPESNDDNNLTRVPFTLTAPCSSRPANDDFVNAEQLSGSVVTVVNDNTCATRQTGEPKHLADAGSAASKSIWYYWVAPYSGPVIVSTEGSAFESVVAVYTGNTLAELNDNRVAEGGAISELNKQSRLSFEAVAQTKYYVAVDGFNLGSGSPGGVVVLSINPESPDEFANCLPLAGSDGRVSGNILNASMEDEEPAHGPANGGSSLWYCWTAPTSETFVWDTVGSSFDSFLSIYTGDSLGGLVRVSQDDDSGGAGTSRLSLQAIAGTTYHVAVDRRDGTNGYPTTGVLALNWHSSAYQQAPVIIEQPHSLATFMGTNETLSVSVAGTLPLTYQWYRSGIPILDDDHVSGATAASLTFTDIRESDRGMYEVRIQNQLGSVTSQIISVVVASRIRVLYVEPRTGTPGSIVPVTLSVAANGGEHSFRFSLSYDPLKLSNPVVLPGPDLPAAAVLESDTTKSTLGQIGIRATLPPGAVLNSRDAALIVVQFKLDGSIPAEQRVTLCPTDQPWAREILDVDGLPLPTKYACGVIVPDFQDILTGAFLPDGSFQLQLQGMPGVTYEFQSSTDLKTWVPLATEQNQSGQLIVTDTSPQAGDRRFYRTLRK; encoded by the coding sequence ATGAAGTTTGATTGTATCAAGGGAGAATGGGGATTTTGGCCCAAACCGACAGCGGCCTGGACATCCTCATCAAGACTTCGTCTCTGCCCTGCCTGGCTCCTGTCCGGATTGATCAGCCTAGTAATCACTGTAGGCTCTTATGCCGCAATACCTTCCAACGACAGCTTCCTAAACGGCAAGCTGATAACTGGCGGCGTGGGCACCCTCTCCGGCAGCAATGTGGATGCCTCCAAGGAAGAGGGCGAACCCGCCCACGCCGGCAACGCCGGAGGAAAGTCGGTCTGGTACCTCTGGCACTGCAGCTCCGGGGGCACGGTCGATTTCAGCGTCCAAGACGCCACGTTTGGCTTTGCCCTGGCGGTCTACGTCGAGAAAACGCTCGAAAGCCTTACCCCCATTGCCAGCGGACTCAACAGTTCGGTGAGCTTTCAACTCGCTCCCGGGCAGGTCTATCGAATCGCGGTGGATGGCATCGACGGTGCCAGCGGGGACTTCACGCTGCGTTGGTCGCAAACCCTCAAGCCCGGGGGAGGGCCGGATCTTCTGGTGCCCGAACGATTGGTGAACCTCAAGATCGTCGAGCAGATTTTCACGGAGGACGACCGCTCCGTCTGCGAGGTAGAAGAACGCTGCACCGTGCTAGGTCGACGACGCTTGCTGCGCTTCGACATGCACACCTTCAACCTGGGCACCGAGGATCTGGTCTATGGATCTCCAGCCGACAGTCCCCTCTTCCAATACGCCGCCTGTCACAACCACTACCATTTCGAAGCGCTGGCCACCTATCGCGTGTTGACCGTCAGCAACGACCTGATGCGCATCGGCAACAAATTCGGTTTCTGCCTGGAGGATGTGCAAAACGTCGCCGCCCCCTCCGGGGCCACCCGACAGTTCACCTGCGATCTCCAGGGAATCCAGGCCGGCTGGAGTGACATCTATGCGGCCGATCTCCCTTGCCAATACGTGGACATTACCGGCTTGCCTCCAGGAGATTACGTTTTGGAAATTGAGGTCGACCCCCTGCATCAGATCCCCGAGAGCAATGACGACAATAACCTCACCCGGGTGCCATTCACACTCACCGCTCCGTGCTCCAGCCGTCCCGCCAACGACGATTTCGTCAACGCCGAACAGCTCTCCGGCTCGGTGGTCACCGTTGTGAATGACAACACCTGCGCCACCCGCCAAACCGGGGAACCCAAGCACTTGGCCGACGCCGGAAGCGCAGCCTCAAAATCGATCTGGTATTATTGGGTCGCGCCTTACAGTGGCCCCGTGATCGTGAGCACTGAAGGCAGTGCGTTCGAGTCCGTCGTAGCCGTCTACACCGGGAACACCTTGGCCGAACTCAATGATAACCGAGTGGCGGAAGGCGGTGCCATCAGCGAGCTCAACAAGCAATCGCGGTTGAGCTTCGAGGCGGTCGCCCAAACAAAATACTATGTTGCCGTCGATGGCTTCAACCTCGGGTCGGGGTCCCCGGGTGGAGTTGTGGTGCTCAGCATCAATCCGGAATCACCTGATGAGTTCGCCAACTGTCTGCCACTGGCCGGCAGTGATGGGCGGGTCTCGGGCAATATCTTGAATGCCAGCATGGAGGACGAGGAACCAGCGCACGGACCTGCCAACGGAGGGAGCTCGCTTTGGTATTGCTGGACCGCACCCACCTCGGAGACTTTCGTTTGGGATACCGTAGGCAGCAGCTTCGATTCCTTCCTGTCCATTTACACGGGCGATAGTCTGGGAGGCCTGGTCCGGGTAAGCCAAGACGACGACTCAGGCGGGGCAGGAACCAGCCGGCTCAGCCTCCAGGCCATCGCGGGCACCACTTACCATGTCGCAGTCGATCGCCGCGATGGCACCAATGGATACCCCACCACGGGAGTGCTGGCGCTCAACTGGCACAGCTCCGCCTATCAGCAGGCTCCGGTGATCATCGAGCAGCCCCACAGCCTGGCCACATTCATGGGGACCAATGAAACCCTGAGCGTTTCAGTGGCAGGCACTCTTCCGCTGACTTACCAGTGGTACCGATCCGGGATCCCGATCCTGGATGACGACCATGTCTCCGGCGCCACCGCCGCTAGCCTCACGTTCACGGACATTCGCGAGAGTGATCGCGGAATGTACGAAGTCCGGATCCAAAACCAGCTAGGCTCGGTCACCAGCCAAATCATCAGTGTGGTCGTGGCCAGCCGCATCCGGGTGCTCTATGTCGAACCTCGAACCGGCACACCAGGATCCATCGTGCCCGTAACACTGTCGGTCGCGGCGAATGGCGGAGAACACTCGTTCCGCTTCTCACTCTCTTACGACCCGCTTAAACTCTCCAATCCCGTGGTGCTCCCCGGCCCCGATCTGCCTGCCGCTGCGGTGCTGGAATCGGACACAACCAAGAGCACGCTAGGCCAGATTGGCATTCGAGCCACCCTGCCTCCCGGCGCAGTTCTCAACTCCCGCGATGCCGCGCTCATTGTGGTCCAGTTCAAATTGGATGGTAGCATTCCTGCCGAGCAGCGAGTCACCCTCTGCCCCACAGACCAGCCCTGGGCTCGGGAGATCCTGGACGTGGACGGGCTGCCACTCCCGACCAAGTATGCCTGCGGTGTGATCGTCCCGGACTTCCAGGACATCTTAACCGGGGCCTTCCTACCCGACGGCAGCTTCCAGCTCCAACTCCAAGGCATGCCGGGAGTGACCTACGAGTTCCAGTCCTCGACCGATCTGAAGACCTGGGTGCCGCTGGCCACCGAACAGAACCAAAGCGGCCAGCTAATCGTGACCGATACCAGTCCTCAAGCCGGGGATCGAAGGTTCTATCGCACCCTACGCAAATAA